GTGGTAACTAGTATAGAATCCAATCACCATGGGTGAGCACAATAGGAATCCATTTGCGATTGCAAGTGCAAGTGGAAACGCAGGGGGAGGAAGTACAAGTGCGAGCTCAGACTCCAGTTTTAGTAGCAGTGTGGCGGATACAGATGATGACCAAACCATTGCACGTATGTTAGCTGAAGATGAGAGCTTAAGAAGAGAGCAGGGCAAGCTCGGGAGGAGGCTCTCTCATTTGGGTTCTATCCCTGTATGATAAGCTTCTCTTCTTACCTATTAATTATATATATTAGCATGAATGTGTGTTTTGGTGAGGTATTCATAGTAACCTTTTGTTTTTGCATTGTGACTTAATGAAATCCTTTGATGTCTTACTCCTACACTTTCGAGTAACCTTTGCTTTCGTATTTGGCAGCACACTCCTCGGGTTAACAGGCAAATACCCGACGTAAATGATGCAACGTTAGACCATGAGCTGCTCTCTGGGAGGTTCTTGCTCTTCTTATCAACCTTCCTTTTTCAGCCTTAGATGAAAAACAAATGTAGTTGCATTCGAATCTCGGTTTTGTAACTTGCCGCATGGATCATGTTTGATGGACTATATCCTTTTTGTGTTAGGTTGGCCACATATGGGCTAGCTGAGTTACAAATGGAGGGGGATGGCAATTGCCAGGTACATTGGAAGGAACATCCATATGGTGATATAGACCTTGTTTTGTTTCCAAAAAGAAATTGTATTGATTTTTTGTCCTTGTTATGACAGTTCCGAGCTCTAGCGGACCAGCTTTTTCGGAATGCAGATTACCATAAACATGTAAGGAAGCATGTTGTAAAACAGGTACTGTCTGAGAGCCATTCTGTTTCTTGTTCTCAAATTTTATGGTCAGTGCCTTCAGGGACGAATATTTACTTGTATGTATTTGCATTAATTATAGACTATTGCTTATTCATCCCTCAAGCTGTGTTTTCCTCTTTCTCTCTCTCTCTCTGGTGACTTGGTTTTCAATCACTTATGGCTCATGAAGTTCCCAACTCCTCTGAACTTGGTTTGTCCAATTATTCTGACTCAGTGCACTTTTTTCAGTTGAAACGGCAACGCAAGTTATACGAAGAATATGTGCCTATGAAATACAGACACTACAGAAGAAAGATGAAAAAGTGAGACATCTTTGTTTTTGTTTTTTTTTTGTATCTGTATCAGCGAGATGGATACAAGCTCTTCTCTGATTTATTCTTTTTACTAATAAATCTTAGACCGGGTGAATGGGGAGATCACGTTACTCTTCAAGCTGCTGCAGATCGTGTAAGTTGTTCTTTTAAAAACTGCATATCATGTTTTGAGTTTACAAGAGACCAGAGCAGATTATAAATACACCTCAGAGATTATGTCTTCTCTTAAATCTTGTGGAATCATTGCAACTTTAACCTTTTTCTCGCTCACATTGTGTTCCTTTTCTACTCTTGAATGAATGGCTGATGACTCAGCATTACTGTAGTTCGAAGCCAAGATCTGCTTAGTCACATCATTTCGGGAACAATCCTACATCGAGATTCTTCCCCATAACAAGAACCCTCTTAGAGGTACCAAAAAACCTCTCTTTCTCTTTGCCATTTCACTCTCTTAGCTAACTTTACTCGGGTCCTAAATGAATCGTTTTACTGTTCTGCAGTGGCTTGGCTTAGCTACTGGAGCGAAGTGCATTACAACTCGCTATACTCTGTTGGAGGTAAAAAAAAAAACTCAAGTCTCCTTCCATCATCTCTATTTTACTCGATCTTGATCTTCGGTAGTTCTTGATCTTTTATCAGATGTTCCCACAAGAAAACCCAAGAAGAAGCATTGGCTCTTCTAGGATTGAATCCAGATTCATGTATACCATATATGTATGTATAGGATCTTCCTCAGATTGTGTGTAAACTTTGTTGATAGCCTCACTCTTTTACATACTTACATGCTTTATCGCTGGTTCTCTCAATACTTTCATTGCAAGGGACCGAGTAATACTATATATTTGTTATTTGTAATCATTTAATCTTGAAATATTTCCTAAGTTTTACTTGAACATTCCGATTTGTGATTCATAACGAAAATACAACTAACAAACAGCCAATAGTTAAGTTCAAAAAAAAAAAAGCAGCCATTAGTTTTCATAGTTTAAATAAGCGGACCATAGTGAGAGATACTTGAACGGACCGGATGTAATACTTTCACGTGGACCAAATAACGTGTCGTATAGTTGATATAATTTGGTGTGTTCCTATATTTAAAGTCTAATTCATTCAATTTTTTAAAAAATATATATATGGTTGAGTTTCAAGCAAGCAAGTAAAGCAAAGGACTTTAAATCACAAGAATAAAAATAGATCGGCACAGAAAGCAGCATATATATGCTTTGAGTTAGTGAAGCATCATTATTTATACGGAAAAACCAAAGTGATAAGTGCTCTTGTCGGATTTGGTCCTCATAATGCAATATCTCTCATGTGTTGATGTTAGATTAATATTCTTATCATTGATAAATTATTAAGATTTCACCTAATGAAATGATGTTAAAGATGGTGACACTCATCCACCTAATAAAAAGATTGTTATGTAATTCTGATAATTCATAAATTCTTCAATTTTCCTCCGCTTTAGCCAAATCAAAATCAATTGGAAAACTGTCATTCTCAGTGTCCCAAATCACTAGTATGAAAGCCAAAGGATAGGAAAAAAAAGAAGGATAGGAAGTACATGACATACCGTGATAGTC
The DNA window shown above is from Brassica oleracea var. oleracea cultivar TO1000 chromosome C3, BOL, whole genome shotgun sequence and carries:
- the LOC106331703 gene encoding OTU domain-containing protein DDB_G0284757-like yields the protein MGEHNRNPFAIASASGNAGGGSTSASSDSSFSSSVADTDDDQTIARMLAEDESLRREQGKLGRRLSHLGSIPHTPRVNRQIPDVNDATLDHELLSGRLATYGLAELQMEGDGNCQFRALADQLFRNADYHKHVRKHVVKQLKRQRKLYEEYVPMKYRHYRRKMKKPGEWGDHVTLQAAADRFEAKICLVTSFREQSYIEILPHNKNPLRVAWLSYWSEVHYNSLYSVGDVPTRKPKKKHWLF